DNA from Oncorhynchus masou masou isolate Uvic2021 chromosome 5, UVic_Omas_1.1, whole genome shotgun sequence:
aatacttCTCTTTTGCGCACTCTCAATTATACTCTATGAAagtaaccatatctacatgtacatactacctcaatcagccagACTAACCgatgtctgtatatagcctcgctacttttatagcctctctactgtatatagcctcactactgtttttcactgttgtttttatgtctttacctacctattgttcacctaataccttttttgcactattggttagagcctctaagtaagcatttcactgtaaggtctaatacacctgttgtattcggcgcatatgacaaactttgatttgattcaaatGTTTCATTTCATGTCCATTTCAGGTGCTTATAATGGCTTATGAGTGCTTTTATAGGGATTATGAGACACCATCAGACCTGCTCTGTTCCTGCACTGTGACTGACTGGCTTGTCTCGAATACAGATAACATCAGCCAACTCCGAGAGCCTGAGAGGCCACGCCCTCAGCCACACTTCTCTGAGTGACACAGCCACACATCTATCTGACCATCACCATGACGGACAACTGGCTTCAGTCTGACCCATCGACACAGTGTctggtcctctgtcctctgtatcCTGAAGGTGAGTGTGGAGTGGACATCCTTTGTGGCACCACAGTGCTGAGCAGTGCTTTGTTGGCTTTTTGTGGGCATAGCTCGTTATAAAGCCAGCAGTTGATGGACAAAGATGTTACCTCAAACCAGAGACAACAGACTGAAGACTGAAAAAGATTGTTGTCGAATAAAATAAAGCTTTACtgatatttgtttatttatacaaATGTATTCAATATAAATTACAACACTGAATAGTAGTGGAATACTGAAAAGAATGGAAGATACAGTATTTCATTTCAGAATGTGGTGCATTGTTTGAGAgtatatatgtacagtataataGATTTGATTTGCAAACATTAATTACATGTCTcattggtttgatttgatttatgattTGATGCATGATCAATCATCGATTAATGATGACTTGCACTGGGATTTACATGGCACTTATCCTGTGAACTGAACATCTGTCCCAATCAGCATGTAGTCCTGGAGACAGAAGAGCAACAGTAGTTTGTCAAATATAGGACACACACTGGCTACAGTATAAGAGCTATTGGACATGAGAAGAGATGTAGGAAGCAATGAGCTCTTCGATATCTGATTGTACCTTCAGGACTTGCAGTTGAGTGTTGATAAGGTTCATCTTTCCAATAGTGGGCAGGGGAAAACCCTTCTCTAGGCGAGCTATAAGATACAAACACATGGTTTTCCAGTGGCCAATCAGTGCAGAAACAATGAATATTCATAAACATGGAAATAAAGCACTCACCATTGACCTTAGGTATCACAACCACTTTCAGAACCATCAGGAAGATGTTGTCAAGGGATTGAACCTGTTTGATATAATTTCATTGTTTAGGTTCAGTGGTTCAGTGTTAGCAAGTTATATGCATGTCATAAGCTCTGAAAATATCATTCTTACCTGAAACTGTCCCACATAACTAGTTCCCAATGTCATCTGAATTCTGTGAAAAGCAGACAGTATTAATTTACTTTGGTCAGTGTTTGAAGggctcccccccccccttttgcacCAATCATACTCACTTGTTCAGAGTGATAGCCCCAGCCAGCTTCACCCCAGTCACGTTCATTTGAGAGCTAACACTACCCTCCTGCAGAGATAGAGAAAGCTTGTAGAGTTAATTATCATTCTCACAGTCTAAGCTACAGTATTCTACTTCCTgagtgactgacagactgactgaccatGTTGAGGacaaagaggggagagagcgtGGTGTTGGGCTGGATGGCGTAGGCCGTCACTGTGCCGCTGGCCTGGACTGTCACGTTGTTGGGCTCAAGAGAGATGGTGGGCTCCTTCACCGTCTTCACCAGCAGTTTCATCATCATTCCAGGGAAACGCTTCGCTATCTGAAACAACACACATCATCTTTCTTTAATCCTGAGAAGAATGTTAACTTTATCTTCTCTTAGATACAAACACAGAGTAAATGTGTTTGAACAAAAGGCTAATTTCCATCTCGGGATGGACACTAAAACCAAACTAATTTCATAGATTGTTTTTTCTAAACAAATGAAGTCATATGATATGGAGGTAGAATAGTGAACGTGGGGTCTGGTGTATCACCTCTGGAATGAAGACTCCAAACGTTCCAGTGTTCAGACGGATGGGAGAGCTAGGAGGGATCTGTCAGGGGAAAACAGTTATGTTTAAACTCACCCCTGAGGCAGATGGAACTATGTTAAACCTCACTCCCTGTAGATGGGAATCAGATTCAGACTCACCATATCATCTGTGACATATAGGCTGAGTGCTTCAGCATTGTTGTACACAAAGCCTGCAGAGTTGGGGGTGAAGGAAGAGACCCCAATGTAGAGCATGTTGTTGTCCTGAGGAGGCAGGGAGAAGGGCATGGGAGAGAACGGAGGCTCCTGGTGCTTCCCAATGTTGTAGAACTCACCCTgcacacacagagggagggaggagagagagagagagagagagagagagagagagtgagttagagggagagtcagagagagagagggatacagagagagagagaggaagacagagagagagggagaattgaCATCTTGCCTTACTGAGCCCACGTGTTTGTAGCGTTGAAAGGTAGATTGGGAGTTTGAAGTTTTTACCTTCAAGCTGAATTCAATGGAGGACTTTGAAATGGtgggtgatgtcaccatggaataTTCAATTTCAGCATACTGGTCCACTTTGGCTAGAACTTCAAGATGGAAGAAAATAAATATTTAGGATCCATTTAGTAACCTATGAATAACACCATAATTTGTCACTTTAataacataaaaaaatatatttattttaccaggcaagtcagttaagaacaaattcttattttcaatgacagcctaggaacagtgagttaactgccttgttcaggggcagaacggcagtttttttttaccttggGGATTTAGCCTTGCAAcccttcggttactagtccaacgctctaaccactaggctacctgccgcccccgaaATGACTCtacctcaacattgactctgtactggtactctcctgtatatagtcttgctattgttattttctgctgctcttgaattacttgttacttttatttcttattcttttaaaaaaactgcattattggttaggggcacgtaagtaagcatttcactgtatggtctacacctattgtagtcggcgcatgtgactaataaaatttgatttgatttatacaaATATGTTCATGAGGATAAgtgcttaaaggcccagtgcagtcataATTATGTTTTTCCTGTGtttttgtatcatattgtacaacagttGATGAAATAACACTGTAAAAGTATTAAAACATgtatcagtgttatttcctgatagtttctggttgaaaatacaatccaCACAGGAACTTCTAATCATCAGGTTTGCAAGGGCGGGAGTTTCAGCTTTCCAttgtgacattgtcatgctgtaaattggttaatagaccaataacaaagagagttccaaacctctctgccaaatAACAGCTtgttttcagtttccccctcccacctcagaccactcccagacagtccaagcaaaattcttgcttgagaaataatTGTTTTGCTTAAAAGCTATTTTTGTTCATTCTAACATAAATATATTACAATaatgtacttaattgttacccagaaatgatttgatataaaACTGGCTGCATTTGGCCTTTAAATCTTGTTTTACCATTGAACGTTTTGAGGTGTGGGTTCATGTCAGTAATAACATCAGCAACTAGGGGGCAGATCTGTAATATTGAACAGAGGCATTGTTATTGTCAAGAGAACCGAAAATGATTAATTTGAGTTTGAAGTCTGGCATTACACTGTCCCTCACCTGTTTCTGCAGAGCACTGCGCAGGGCCTTGTCAATGTAGGACTTGAAAAGATTGTAAAGCCAGCTGGAAAACAGGAACCAAAGCATTTGAGGAAACAAGTAAATCCACATTGCAATCATTTTTTAACATTGTGGTTTGATGACTCCTAAATCTATAACATGTGTTCTCACAACGTTTTAAGTACAGCATAGTGTTAAGTGCCTCTATATACTCCATGTACCTGGCCCCGCCATGGAACTTGATGCTGGCGCTGCCCACGTTGgccacacagttgacagtgctgaCAGTTGGCCTGCCAGTTTCATCACTCTTGATTGCAATATTGGCAGTGATGGTGAGTCCATTTACCGCCAGGTCGAAGGAGCCACGGTCTTGTCtagattgttaacaagaaaatAATGTTGTTTGAGACCTTTGGGGTATGGATAGGCAGACCCAAGAAAAAATTATGCAGTGTTTTAGTCTTgttcaatcctggtcctggggatgCACTGGTTGTTCAGACCCTCCCTCATGAACTCACATGAACCTGAAGTATCGGACCCTCCAGTTCCCGTGCAGGTTGATGAAGGCATTAGTAATAGCCAGCCTGACTCCAGTACCTGGCATCAGTACCAAAGCAGACGTGGGAAGTCCCAGATTCACTATCGTCATTCTGGAGGTTAGAACACAGTACATAGTTGGTAGGATAGGGGCATGTTGTGAACACAACAGCATTGGTAAACACAGTTGATAATCAACAAGTGATGACATGAGATAAGCAGACAATTAACAATGTGTTTGACTGCAATGTATTTTTTTGGGGAAAAGACATTGTTCTCCCTTACCCTGACAAACTGTACTTGACCTTCCCAATGGGAGGCACTTTCTCTGTTCCAGAGAGATCTGGGACCTTAATGGTCTTAAGTTTCTGTTGCAGAGATGCCATCCCAATCTGTTTACCTGTGGACAGCACAGAGCAAGGCATTGAGGCAGAATGGGCTGTGAGGAGTATAGTATATTTATTTGCCACATGATCATAATACACAGCCTCATCTTGATCTAAAACCATGTAATGTTATTGCCCTTGCCTCAAACATACCATATTCAATGCCCTTGTCTGTGAGTTTGACCTTGACTCCAGGGCTGGCAGCCAGAGTTAAGGTGATTACAGCCAACAGAGCCAACAAACAGCATGGAGACATTTTGACTGCAGTCACCTGTAGGGAAGATGAACAAACAATAATATATCTACATTACAATACAGGTGTATTGTTTATTGTCTAATGAATAGAATTGGGAACAATCATATCTTATGACTTTTAGGCTTCCATTTTCATGGGAGGAACATTAAGGTTGAACAGTTTCTTGTGTAAAGCCTTATTTTCCACTGCACTGATTTTCGCTCTAGACACGTGCACTGTAGTTTCAACACTAATATTGACCTACGTCTGACTTGGTTTCTTTTGACCAATAATGAAACCATATTTTGCCACAATCTTATAACTGAGCAGGGGAATTTCTAGAATGGACAAATACTTCCTGTGTTGTTGCATGCAGCTTCCCTTATACCATCAACACTTTGTGGCAAAAAGTCCCATATTTGAAATCCTTTTTACGGAGCATTGGCACCTTCTTGGGttcacagacatgtgactggTGTGTTTCTCAAGGAACTCTTTATCCAGTGATAGACAAAGTACcccattgtcatacttgagtaaagtatagataccttaatagaaaatgactcaagtaaaagtgaagtcacccagtaaaatactacttgagtaaaaatctaaaagtatttggttttaaatatacttaagtatcaaaagtaaaagtataaatacttTCCAATTCCTTGTATTAAGCAAGGCAGAcaacaccattttcttgttttaaaatgtacagatagccaggggtaggCACACTGCAACActtagacataatttacaaacaaagaatttgtgtttagtaagtctgccaggtcagaggcagtagagatgaccagggatgttgtcttgataagtgtatgaattggaccatttccctgtcctgctaagcattgaaAATGTAAAGAGTacctttgggtgtcagggaaaatgtatgtagtACATTATTTGtttttggaatgtagtgaagtaaaatgaaaagtagtcaaaaatagatatactaaagtacagataccccaaaaaaactATTTatactgtctgtatctatagaAAGTTAGCTGTTTGTTGATTTCTTCCCCATTGGAATC
Protein-coding regions in this window:
- the LOC135540244 gene encoding bactericidal permeability-increasing protein-like; its protein translation is MSPCCLLALLAVITLTLAASPGVKVKLTDKGIEYGKQIGMASLQQKLKTIKVPDLSGTEKVPPIGKVKYSLSGMTIVNLGLPTSALVLMPGTGVRLAITNAFINLHGNWRVRYFRFIQDRGSFDLAVNGLTITANIAIKSDETGRPTVSTVNCVANVGSASIKFHGGASWLYNLFKSYIDKALRSALQKQICPLVADVITDMNPHLKTFNVLAKVDQYAEIEYSMVTSPTISKSSIEFSLKGEFYNIGKHQEPPFSPMPFSLPPQDNNMLYIGVSSFTPNSAGFVYNNAEALSLYVTDDMIPPSSPIRLNTGTFGVFIPEIAKRFPGMMMKLLVKTVKEPTISLEPNNVTVQASGTVTAYAIQPNTTLSPLFVLNMEGSVSSQMNVTGVKLAGAITLNKIQMTLGTSYVGQFQVQSLDNIFLMVLKVVVIPKVNARLEKGFPLPTIGKMNLINTQLQVLKDYMLIGTDVQFTG